The Caballeronia sp. Lep1P3 genome segment TCGCGTATCTGTATGCGATCAGCATTCACAACGTGCCGCTCGCGTTCCTGATGTCGCTCCTGATGTGGGGCGTCGTGTATCAGGGCTATAACGCGATTTTCCCGAGCTTCTATCCCGAGCTCTTCCCGACGCGCTCGCGCGTCTCCGCGATGGCGATTGCGCAGAACATCGGCACGACGATCACCGCGCTCTTGCCCGCGCTCTTCGCGGCTGTCGCGCCGCCGGGATCGCACAACATTCCGCTGACCGTGGGCGCGCTCGCGTTCGGCGTGACGATCATCGCGGCGATCGCGGCGTGGTCGGCGCGCGAGACGTATCGCATGCGTCTCGACGATCTCGGCAAGAAGGACGCCGTGCCGATGAGCGAGCAGGAATACGAACGCCTGCGCGCCGATTCGATGGCCGTGAGCAAAGTCGCCAAGGCGCATGCCTGAAGCGTCGAGAGACTAGTTGGTGTGGTTTGAATGGGCCTTTGCGAAAAGGCCCATTTTTTTCGTCCTTTTCCCTGATTTTCGCGCTTGTTTATCCGCGCGCCTTTCGTTCGAGCGACGGCGACCGTTCGGTAAGCGCGGGCGTCGCGTTCGCGCTGGCGTCGGCGTGCGGCTCGCTCGCGAACTGCTGCCGGTATTCGGCGGGCGTCAGCCCTTTCGTCGCCCTGAACTGGCGATTGAAGTTCGACACGTTCGCGAATCCCGAGCGCGCCGCGACGACCGATACCGGCATCGACGTATCGGTGAGCATCCGGCACGCATGCCCGATCCGCACGCGAGCGATGTAGCGCCCGACGCTTTCGCCGAGATGCAGCGTGAACTGCCGCGTGAGCGAGCGCTCCGACATGCCCGACGCCTTCGCGAGCGTCGCCATGCGCAGCGGATGCGCGAACTGCGTGTCGATGATCGCGAGCACGCGATTGAGTTGGTCGGATTCGTGGCCGGACGGCGTGCCGGTGCGCGCATCGAACGCACTCGGCGATGCAAGCGGCGACGCGGGCACGGCGGCGAGCCAGTCGAGCGTGTCGATCACGGCCTTCAGGCGTTCGCGCGGGTCCGCGCAAAGCAGCCGGTCCGACTGCGCACGCATGTGCGCGCCCGCGCCCTCTTCGAACGCAAGCCCGCAGGCCGCGCGCCGCAGCAGATTGCGCAAGCCGCCGTATTCGGGACACACGTCCGCGAAGCGGCGCACCCACGCGCCGTCGAACCAGACGACGATGGCGGCTTGCGCATGCGCCGCATCGATGGAACGGTTCGACGCCCACGTATGCGGCAGATTCGGCGGCACGAGCACGAGATCGTCGGCGCCGTAGGCCGTGATCGAATCGCCGATATAGCGCTTGCCCTGGCTGTTCATCGTGAGCGTCAGTTCGTACTCGGGATGGTGATGCCATTCGAACGGAATGCGCGGCAGCCGCCGGTGGAAAACCCTGACGGAACGGCTCGTGCCGAAATCGACGTGTTCGTAAGCTGCTTTCATGGCCGGATTCGCAACGACATTGGCCCGATGCTATCACTGGCGCGCATCGCGCCGGCGTACGCTGCAAGGCATCGCACGAACCTTGGGAGACAGCGAAATGGCATTGCACATCGACGATTTGCCCGCCGCCGTCCGGGCCGCGAAGCGCGAATTGCGCAGCATGCTGCCCGACTATCGCGAACGCTTCGCGCAAGTGCAAGCGGCAATGATCGACGAGGCCGAACGCATCGCGGCGCTTCGGGCGCGCGGCGAGCCGGTCATTCCGGAAATCCGCTTCGAGGACATCGTCGCGGACCGCGTGAGCGCGGCGCAGATCGCGCTCGTCAAAGCGCGCGGCGCGTGCGTGATCCGCAACGTGTTCGACCGCGCGCTCGTCGAACAGTGGGACCGCGAGATTGCGGATTACGTCGAACGCAACGATCTCGACACGAAGCTCCAGAACCGCGCGGAAGACAAGTACTTCGGCCAGCTCGCGTCGAGCAAGCCGCAAATCTACGGCGTGTACTGGTCGAAGCCCCAGGTGCTTGCGCGGCAGTCGGCGGAATTGACGCGGGCGCGCGTCTTTCTCAACCGGCTCTGGCGCGCGCAAAGCGAAGGGCGCGTGCATTTCGACCCCGAGCGCGTGCCGGTCTATGCCGACCGGCTGCGTCGGCGGCCGCCGGGATCGGAGTCGCTCGGCTTGTCGGCGCATTGCGATGGCGGCTCCATCGAACGGTGGATCGAGCCGAATTTCCGCAAGGTCTACCGGCACGTGTTCTCGGGGAACTGGCGCGAGTACGATCCGTTCGATGCCGCGTGGCGAACGGATGTCGAGGAGATCGCGTCGCCCGCGGTGTGTTCCATGTTCCGCACGTTCCAGGGCTGGACCGCGCTCACGCAGCAAGGGCCGGGCGACGGCACGCTGCAACTCGTGCCGATTGCGAACTCGATGGTCTACGTGCTCCTGCGCGCGCTTCAGGACGACATCGCCGAGGACGACCTGTGCGGCGCCATGCCGGGCCGCGCGCTGTCGATCAAGCCCGAGTATCACGCGCCGCTTTTTCACGCGCTGTCGTCCATTCCGTTGATGCAGCCGGGCGATACCGTTTTTTGGCATAGCGACGTCGTGCATGCGGTCGAAGACGCGCATCGCGGAAAGGGTTACAGCAACGTGATGTATATCGCGTCGGCTCCCGCGTGCGCGAAAAACGACGCCTATCTCAAGCGGCAGTTGCCGAGCTTTCTCAAAGGCAACAGCCCGCCCGACTTTCCGGCGGATCATTTCGAGGCCGGTTTCATCGGACGCGCCACCGTCGGCGATCTGACGCCGATGGGACGCGCGCAGA includes the following:
- a CDS encoding AraC family transcriptional regulator — its product is MKAAYEHVDFGTSRSVRVFHRRLPRIPFEWHHHPEYELTLTMNSQGKRYIGDSITAYGADDLVLVPPNLPHTWASNRSIDAAHAQAAIVVWFDGAWVRRFADVCPEYGGLRNLLRRAACGLAFEEGAGAHMRAQSDRLLCADPRERLKAVIDTLDWLAAVPASPLASPSAFDARTGTPSGHESDQLNRVLAIIDTQFAHPLRMATLAKASGMSERSLTRQFTLHLGESVGRYIARVRIGHACRMLTDTSMPVSVVAARSGFANVSNFNRQFRATKGLTPAEYRQQFASEPHADASANATPALTERSPSLERKARG
- a CDS encoding DUF1479 domain-containing protein, with translation MALHIDDLPAAVRAAKRELRSMLPDYRERFAQVQAAMIDEAERIAALRARGEPVIPEIRFEDIVADRVSAAQIALVKARGACVIRNVFDRALVEQWDREIADYVERNDLDTKLQNRAEDKYFGQLASSKPQIYGVYWSKPQVLARQSAELTRARVFLNRLWRAQSEGRVHFDPERVPVYADRLRRRPPGSESLGLSAHCDGGSIERWIEPNFRKVYRHVFSGNWREYDPFDAAWRTDVEEIASPAVCSMFRTFQGWTALTQQGPGDGTLQLVPIANSMVYVLLRALQDDIAEDDLCGAMPGRALSIKPEYHAPLFHALSSIPLMQPGDTVFWHSDVVHAVEDAHRGKGYSNVMYIASAPACAKNDAYLKRQLPSFLKGNSPPDFPADHFEAGFIGRATVGDLTPMGRAQMGLDL